In Agromyces sp. G08B096, a genomic segment contains:
- the ftsX gene encoding permease-like cell division protein FtsX: MRAGLVLAEAANGLRRNASMVVSVVLVTFISLTFVGTAALMQLQIGQMKGYWYDRAQVAVYLCTDVSTAAGCTDGEATKEQKAAVEAQLASDTLKPYIDEFTFEDHEQAYANFQEQFEGTPAADYVTPEVLNETFWVNLVDPSESDVIAEALAGLAGVEQVVDQRRYLDQIFDVLNAASFTAIAIAAIMLVAAALLIATTIRLSAFSRRRELGIMRLVGASNRFIQTPFVLEGVFAGLIGSLLAGAAVVAIVQFFVQGYLAQTLSFTFVDLGEAWLVVPLLILVGVLLAAVSAGIAIRRYLRV; this comes from the coding sequence ATGAGGGCCGGGCTCGTGCTCGCCGAAGCCGCGAACGGTCTGCGGCGCAACGCCTCGATGGTCGTGTCGGTCGTGCTCGTCACGTTCATCTCGCTCACCTTCGTCGGCACCGCCGCGCTCATGCAGCTGCAGATCGGTCAGATGAAGGGCTACTGGTACGACCGGGCGCAGGTCGCCGTGTACCTGTGCACCGACGTGTCGACGGCCGCCGGCTGCACCGACGGTGAGGCGACCAAGGAGCAGAAGGCGGCCGTCGAGGCCCAGCTGGCCTCCGACACGTTGAAGCCGTACATCGACGAGTTCACCTTCGAAGACCACGAGCAGGCGTACGCGAACTTCCAGGAGCAGTTCGAGGGCACCCCGGCCGCCGACTACGTCACGCCCGAGGTGCTGAACGAGACGTTCTGGGTGAACCTCGTCGACCCGTCGGAGTCCGACGTCATCGCCGAGGCGCTCGCGGGTCTCGCTGGCGTCGAGCAGGTCGTCGACCAGCGCCGGTACCTTGACCAGATCTTCGACGTGCTGAACGCGGCGAGCTTCACGGCCATCGCCATCGCGGCGATCATGCTCGTCGCCGCAGCCCTGCTCATCGCCACGACCATCCGGCTCTCCGCGTTCTCGCGCCGGCGCGAGCTCGGCATCATGCGACTCGTCGGTGCGTCGAACCGGTTCATCCAGACGCCGTTCGTGCTCGAGGGCGTGTTCGCCGGGCTCATCGGGTCGCTGCTCGCGGGCGCCGCGGTCGTCGCGATCGTGCAGTTCTTCGTGCAGGGCTACCTCGCGCAGACCCTGTCGTTCACCTTCGTCGACCTCGGCGAGGCGTGGCTCGTGGTGCCGCTGCTCATCCTCGTCGGCGTGCTGCTCGCCGCCGTGTCGGCGGGCATCGCGATCCGCCGCTACCTGCGCGTGTAG
- the smpB gene encoding SsrA-binding protein SmpB: MPRERGQKVVATNRKARHDYTIEDTYEAGIVLSGTEVKSLREGRASLVDGYAFIDGGEMWLDAVHIPEYTEGTWNNHAPRRKRKLLLHKQEIIKISHRTKDGGYTLIPLSIYFNDGRAKVELAVAKGKREYDKRQALRERQDRREADRAMASRRHLGE, translated from the coding sequence GTGCCCAGGGAACGCGGTCAGAAGGTCGTCGCGACCAACCGCAAGGCGCGGCACGACTACACCATCGAGGACACCTACGAGGCCGGCATCGTGCTCTCGGGCACCGAGGTGAAGTCGCTCCGCGAGGGACGCGCGTCGCTCGTCGACGGGTACGCCTTCATCGACGGCGGCGAGATGTGGCTCGACGCGGTGCACATCCCCGAGTACACCGAGGGTACGTGGAACAACCACGCCCCGAGGCGCAAGCGCAAGCTCCTGCTGCACAAGCAGGAGATCATCAAGATCAGCCACCGCACGAAAGACGGCGGCTACACGCTGATCCCGCTGTCGATCTACTTCAACGACGGCCGGGCGAAGGTCGAGCTCGCGGTCGCGAAGGGCAAGCGCGAGTACGACAAGCGGCAGGCGCTGCGCGAGCGGCAGGATCGCCGCGAGGCCGATCGGGCGATGGCGAGCCGGCGGCACCTGGGGGAGTAG
- a CDS encoding tyrosine-protein phosphatase, with protein sequence MEISTRIPVPGTFNFRDVGGLPALGGTVRDGVLFRSDGLHRLGDEGRAALGRLGVGVVIDLRDDNEAQIMPDDLDGLDVEVRRLPVFEGSGASQGAAGITLEALYTRIVTQHSGIVVSAVREIASARDRSVVVHCTAGKDRTGVVVALTLLGVGVDRDAVVEDYARTEANLAGPWLEEMVGLVGRYGVPDTPELRVLMGGSPRGAIESAIDLIEREHGSTREYLLASGLALDELSALERLLVSGD encoded by the coding sequence GTGGAGATCTCGACCCGCATCCCGGTGCCAGGCACGTTCAACTTCCGCGACGTCGGCGGACTGCCCGCGCTCGGCGGCACCGTGCGCGACGGCGTGCTCTTCCGCTCCGACGGGCTCCACCGGCTCGGCGACGAGGGACGGGCCGCGCTCGGCCGGCTCGGCGTCGGCGTCGTCATCGACCTCCGCGACGACAACGAGGCGCAGATCATGCCCGACGACCTCGACGGGCTCGACGTCGAGGTGCGGCGCCTTCCCGTCTTCGAGGGCTCCGGTGCGTCGCAGGGGGCGGCGGGCATCACGCTCGAGGCGCTGTACACGCGCATCGTGACCCAGCACTCCGGCATCGTCGTGAGCGCCGTGCGCGAGATCGCCTCGGCTCGCGACCGGTCGGTCGTCGTGCACTGCACGGCAGGCAAAGACCGCACCGGCGTCGTCGTCGCGCTGACGCTCCTCGGGGTCGGCGTCGACCGCGACGCCGTCGTCGAAGACTACGCGCGCACCGAGGCGAACCTCGCCGGACCCTGGCTCGAGGAGATGGTCGGACTCGTCGGGCGGTACGGCGTGCCCGACACCCCCGAGCTCCGCGTGCTCATGGGCGGAAGCCCGCGCGGCGCGATCGAGTCGGCCATCGACCTCATCGAACGCGAGCACGGGTCGACGAGGGAGTACCTGCTCGCCTCCGGGCTCGCGCTCGACGAGCTGTCGGCGCTCGAACGGCTGCTCGTCTCCGGCGACTGA
- a CDS encoding SIMPL domain-containing protein, which translates to MSTLISVTGRAEERVAPELAAVFIGVGGSGPERDRVLRDTAAAHEQLLAELRALETDGLLQRWSAEQLRVWSHRPWNTEGRRLPLVHEVRADVQVVFQDLDRVGEWLADAGARDFLTVNGVDWRLTDATLAVVRERAQRAAVEDAVAKASVYADALGASRPVPVELADHGMLSAAQAAPMAAMARMAAPAAFGGAPGGAPTTEFAPADLVIEARVDARFAAEAKG; encoded by the coding sequence GTGAGCACCCTGATCTCCGTCACCGGCCGCGCCGAGGAGCGCGTCGCGCCCGAGCTCGCGGCGGTGTTCATCGGCGTCGGCGGCTCCGGCCCCGAGCGCGACCGGGTGCTCCGCGACACCGCGGCCGCGCACGAACAGCTGCTCGCCGAGCTGCGCGCCCTCGAAACCGACGGCCTGCTGCAGCGCTGGTCGGCCGAGCAGTTGCGGGTGTGGTCGCACCGCCCGTGGAACACCGAGGGCCGCCGGCTCCCGCTCGTGCACGAGGTGCGGGCCGACGTGCAGGTCGTGTTCCAGGATCTCGATCGCGTCGGCGAGTGGCTGGCCGACGCCGGGGCGCGCGACTTCTTGACGGTGAACGGTGTCGACTGGCGGCTGACGGATGCCACACTCGCGGTGGTGCGCGAGCGAGCGCAGCGCGCGGCCGTGGAGGACGCCGTCGCCAAGGCCTCCGTCTACGCCGATGCGCTCGGCGCCTCGCGCCCGGTGCCCGTGGAGCTCGCCGACCACGGCATGCTGTCGGCCGCGCAGGCCGCACCGATGGCCGCGATGGCGCGGATGGCGGCGCCGGCGGCCTTCGGCGGGGCCCCTGGCGGTGCGCCGACCACGGAGTTCGCGCCGGCGGATCTCGTCATCGAGGCCCGGGTCGATGCCCGGTTCGCCGCGGAGGCGAAGGGGTGA
- a CDS encoding SHOCT domain-containing protein — MELWSSFWDWFWFFLWMFAYVAYLWVLISIVIDLFRDRELNGWWKAVWIVFLVFVPFLTGLVYLIARGRGMAERSVRQQQEFKEDTDEYIRSVSFASPSDEIAKAKGLRDQGVITDGEYEALKAKALGNRF; from the coding sequence ATGGAGCTGTGGAGCAGTTTCTGGGATTGGTTCTGGTTCTTCCTCTGGATGTTCGCGTACGTCGCGTACCTCTGGGTGCTCATCTCGATCGTCATCGACCTGTTCCGCGACCGTGAACTGAACGGCTGGTGGAAGGCGGTGTGGATCGTCTTCCTCGTCTTCGTGCCCTTCCTCACGGGCCTCGTCTACCTGATCGCTCGCGGGCGCGGCATGGCGGAACGCTCGGTGCGCCAGCAGCAGGAGTTCAAGGAGGACACCGACGAGTACATCCGCTCGGTGTCGTTCGCGAGCCCGAGCGACGAGATCGCGAAGGCGAAGGGGCTGCGCGACCAAGGCGTCATCACGGATGGCGAGTACGAGGCGCTGAAGGCCAAGGCGCTCGGCAACCGGTTCTGA
- a CDS encoding septum formation family protein produces the protein MSSPARRSLRTAIAALALAAVIPLAGCTAILEQFMPKPQAERDDTTQEVVEEGNLDVFTLRVGDCLSSVDEGEVSEVPVVPCDQPHDDEVYGTHQLTGDEFPGEDQIQQLSDEGCLAQFEAFAGIAYDVSTLDFYSYRPTQQSWEQLDDREVACVIYDPAGPVTGTLQGAAY, from the coding sequence GTGTCATCCCCCGCCCGCCGCTCCCTGCGCACCGCGATCGCCGCGCTCGCGCTGGCCGCCGTCATCCCGCTCGCCGGGTGCACGGCCATCCTCGAGCAGTTCATGCCCAAGCCGCAGGCCGAGCGCGACGACACCACCCAGGAGGTCGTCGAGGAGGGCAACCTCGACGTGTTCACGCTGCGCGTGGGCGACTGCCTCTCGAGCGTCGACGAGGGCGAGGTCAGCGAGGTGCCCGTCGTGCCCTGCGACCAGCCCCACGACGACGAGGTGTACGGCACCCACCAGCTCACGGGCGACGAATTCCCCGGCGAGGACCAGATCCAGCAGCTCTCCGACGAGGGATGCCTCGCGCAGTTCGAGGCGTTCGCCGGCATCGCCTACGACGTCTCGACGCTCGACTTCTATTCCTACCGGCCCACGCAGCAGAGTTGGGAGCAGCTCGACGACCGCGAGGTCGCCTGCGTGATCTACGACCCGGCGGGCCCTGTCACCGGCACCCTGCAGGGCGCCGCGTACTGA
- a CDS encoding LysR family transcriptional regulator — MVDPQRLRVFRAVVQSGSVNGAAARLGYTPSAVSQHVSALQRETGLVLMERHGRGIRPTAAGIAVADRAARVLDQLADLDRLADDLRAGRSGTLRIGCFQSANRAWMPAIVSRLGEEFPGLHVEFSIAELRGPRAVDLDLEVYVAESVRADRDPAVAEGAVDGYDVEHLRTEGYRAVVADTHPLAGRPAVTMAELARESWIDNDHAQGPCRDILLASCAAHGFSPAFRVAAPDYPSAFDFVAAGLGVTVVPALGAHRVPDGLVAVPVDDAALRRRIMLKVKRAMRTHPAVALAADLLRAAAGAERPAAA, encoded by the coding sequence ATGGTCGATCCCCAGCGCCTCCGGGTGTTCCGCGCCGTCGTGCAGAGCGGCTCCGTCAACGGCGCAGCCGCGCGCCTCGGGTACACCCCGTCGGCCGTCAGTCAGCACGTCAGCGCCCTGCAGCGCGAGACCGGCCTCGTGCTGATGGAGCGCCACGGACGAGGCATCCGCCCGACGGCCGCCGGCATCGCGGTCGCAGACCGCGCGGCGCGTGTCCTCGACCAGCTCGCCGATCTCGACCGCCTCGCCGACGATCTCCGTGCAGGGCGGAGCGGCACACTGCGCATCGGCTGCTTCCAATCGGCGAACCGGGCATGGATGCCGGCGATCGTCTCACGGCTCGGCGAAGAGTTCCCCGGGCTCCACGTCGAGTTCAGCATCGCCGAGCTCCGCGGCCCCCGCGCCGTCGACCTCGACCTCGAGGTGTACGTCGCCGAGTCCGTCCGCGCCGACCGGGATCCGGCCGTCGCCGAGGGAGCCGTCGACGGCTACGACGTCGAGCATCTGCGCACCGAGGGCTACCGCGCCGTCGTCGCCGACACGCATCCACTCGCCGGGCGCCCGGCCGTCACGATGGCCGAGCTCGCCCGAGAATCGTGGATCGACAACGATCACGCCCAGGGGCCGTGCCGCGACATCCTGCTCGCCTCGTGCGCGGCGCACGGGTTCTCCCCCGCCTTCCGCGTCGCCGCGCCCGACTACCCGTCGGCGTTCGACTTCGTCGCCGCGGGCCTCGGCGTCACGGTCGTGCCCGCACTCGGGGCGCACCGTGTGCCAGACGGCCTGGTAGCCGTGCCGGTCGACGACGCCGCGCTCCGCCGCCGCATCATGCTCAAGGTCAAGCGCGCGATGCGCACGCACCCCGCGGTCGCCCTCGCGGCCGACCTGCTGCGCGCGGCTGCGGGCGCAGAGCGGCCCGCCGCCGCGTAG
- a CDS encoding DMT family transporter → MATAMGIVLVLWASAFIAIRAIGDDITPGALALGRQLVGAVVLVAIAAWRRPPLPRGRGLALVALYGLLWFAGYTLVLNLAERHLDAGTTAMLVNIAPLLVALVAGVVLREGFPKPLMIGIGVAFAGVVLIASGGVGPHSDPLGIALGLLAAVLYASGVLVQKVALRTTDALGATWVGCVVGAIALLPFLPELMQIGEAPPSAILATAYLGVFPTAIAFILWAYVLQRSPAGTTAAATLAVPAIVVLFSWLLLGELPTLLGLIGGVLCLAGVAWSRRPDPRRAARQEPARQRAAGE, encoded by the coding sequence GTGGCCACCGCGATGGGCATCGTGCTGGTCCTCTGGGCGTCGGCGTTCATCGCCATCCGGGCGATCGGCGACGACATCACGCCCGGCGCACTCGCGCTCGGCCGCCAGCTCGTCGGCGCGGTCGTGCTCGTCGCCATCGCCGCCTGGCGCCGGCCGCCGCTGCCCCGCGGACGCGGGCTCGCGCTCGTCGCGCTCTACGGGCTGCTCTGGTTCGCCGGCTACACGCTCGTGCTGAATCTCGCCGAACGTCACCTCGACGCGGGCACGACCGCGATGCTCGTGAACATCGCCCCGCTCCTCGTCGCCCTCGTCGCGGGCGTCGTCCTGCGCGAAGGGTTCCCGAAGCCGCTCATGATCGGCATCGGCGTCGCGTTCGCGGGCGTCGTGCTCATCGCCTCCGGCGGCGTCGGACCGCACAGCGATCCGCTCGGCATCGCGCTCGGGCTGCTCGCTGCCGTGCTCTACGCCTCGGGCGTGCTCGTGCAGAAGGTCGCCCTCCGCACGACCGACGCGCTCGGCGCCACCTGGGTCGGCTGCGTCGTCGGCGCGATCGCGCTGCTGCCGTTCCTGCCCGAACTCATGCAGATCGGGGAGGCGCCGCCCTCGGCTATCCTCGCGACGGCATACCTCGGCGTCTTCCCGACCGCCATCGCGTTCATCCTCTGGGCGTACGTGCTCCAGCGGAGCCCGGCGGGAACGACCGCCGCGGCCACCCTCGCGGTGCCCGCGATCGTCGTGCTCTTCTCCTGGCTGCTGCTCGGCGAACTGCCCACCCTGCTCGGCCTCATCGGCGGCGTACTCTGCCTCGCGGGTGTCGCCTGGAGCCGGCGCCCCGACCCGCGACGCGCCGCCCGTCAGGAGCCGGCGCGTCAGCGCGCGGCGGGTGAGTAG
- a CDS encoding septum formation family protein gives MRSSQERETTGTASRRIRLAGVLLLAAVTLTGCSGATGAPTPSDGASATTPPASATAGTPSPTAAGAEERAAVRSPAPFEPELGMCLDARKDAVPGPETIVSCDEEHDDEVYAVFDLADGAFPGDSAVEGAARAGCLDRFAAFIGIPFAESVLEVYTFHPDEAAWSSGDRRVACVVWNPSDTVTGSLAGAGY, from the coding sequence GTGCGCTCGTCCCAGGAGCGCGAGACGACGGGCACCGCGTCTCGTCGCATCCGCCTCGCGGGCGTCCTGCTGCTCGCCGCGGTCACCCTCACCGGATGCTCCGGCGCCACCGGCGCCCCGACACCGAGCGACGGGGCGTCCGCGACGACGCCGCCGGCGAGCGCGACGGCGGGCACGCCGTCGCCGACCGCGGCCGGCGCCGAGGAGCGCGCCGCGGTGCGGTCGCCCGCGCCCTTCGAACCCGAGCTCGGGATGTGTCTGGACGCTCGGAAGGACGCCGTGCCCGGGCCCGAGACGATCGTCTCCTGCGACGAGGAGCACGACGACGAGGTGTACGCGGTCTTCGATCTGGCGGACGGCGCCTTCCCCGGCGACTCGGCCGTCGAGGGCGCGGCACGGGCCGGCTGCCTCGACCGGTTCGCGGCCTTCATCGGCATCCCGTTCGCGGAGTCGGTGCTCGAGGTCTACACGTTCCACCCCGACGAGGCCGCGTGGTCGAGCGGCGACCGCCGCGTCGCGTGCGTCGTCTGGAACCCGTCCGACACGGTCACCGGCTCGCTCGCCGGCGCCGGCTACTGA
- the hisN gene encoding histidinol-phosphatase codes for MTTDSLISAGGPSLADDLALALQLADRADEISLGRFRAVDLEVSTKPDRTPVTEADLAVERAIREQLAAARPSDGVLGEEFGTEGTGRRQWIIDPIDGTANFLRGVPVWGTLIALAIDGEPVLGVASSPALGRRWWAARGAGAWTTDAPGAEPRGIRVSAVTELRDASLSFQSLAQWRDAGYLDRLLRLSEGVWRDRAYGDLWSYMLLAEGLIDITGEFDVKVYDLAALIPIVEEAGGRFTAIDGRAGAGHGSALATNGRLHDSVLAALGEGEQS; via the coding sequence GTGACCACCGACTCTCTCATCTCCGCCGGCGGCCCCTCCCTCGCCGACGACCTCGCCCTGGCCCTCCAGCTCGCCGACCGCGCCGACGAGATCTCGCTCGGCCGGTTCCGCGCCGTCGACCTCGAGGTGTCGACCAAGCCTGACCGCACCCCGGTGACCGAGGCCGACCTCGCCGTCGAGCGTGCGATCCGCGAGCAGCTCGCGGCGGCCCGCCCGAGTGACGGCGTCCTGGGCGAGGAGTTCGGCACGGAGGGCACCGGGCGACGCCAGTGGATCATCGACCCGATCGACGGCACGGCGAACTTCCTTCGCGGCGTGCCGGTGTGGGGCACGCTCATCGCCCTCGCGATCGACGGCGAGCCGGTGCTGGGCGTCGCGTCCTCGCCCGCACTCGGTCGGCGCTGGTGGGCGGCACGCGGCGCGGGCGCGTGGACCACGGATGCCCCGGGCGCCGAGCCGCGAGGCATCCGGGTGTCTGCGGTGACGGAGCTCCGCGACGCCTCGCTCAGCTTCCAGAGCCTCGCGCAGTGGCGCGACGCCGGATACCTCGACCGGCTGCTGCGGCTCTCCGAAGGCGTCTGGCGCGACCGCGCCTACGGCGACCTGTGGTCGTACATGCTGCTCGCCGAGGGCCTCATCGACATCACGGGCGAGTTCGACGTGAAGGTGTACGATCTCGCGGCCCTCATCCCCATCGTCGAGGAGGCCGGCGGACGGTTCACCGCGATCGACGGACGGGCGGGAGCGGGCCACGGCAGCGCGCTCGCGACGAACGGGCGACTGCACGACTCGGTGCTCGCTGCGCTCGGCGAGGGCGAGCAGAGCTGA
- a CDS encoding CbiQ family ECF transporter T component, with translation MIGLVAPGRSPLHRAAAGWKLAGLAVAVLVVALLPGWPWLLGAAGVTVLLFAVGGIPPRLAAAQVLPVLWLVLVAGVINWLIQGWEPALTMALRVLVCVALAALLTLTTQVSEILDAVQRGLRPFGSRVDADRVGLVLAMTIRAVPLMHEIVRAVLEARKARGAESSLRAVAVPVVVRALQTADAMGEALAARGVDD, from the coding sequence GTGATCGGCCTCGTCGCTCCCGGGCGGTCGCCGCTGCACCGGGCGGCCGCCGGGTGGAAGCTCGCCGGACTCGCGGTCGCGGTGCTCGTCGTTGCGCTCCTCCCGGGCTGGCCGTGGCTCCTCGGCGCGGCGGGGGTCACCGTGCTCCTGTTCGCCGTCGGCGGCATCCCGCCCCGCCTCGCGGCCGCGCAGGTGCTGCCCGTGCTGTGGCTGGTGCTCGTCGCCGGCGTGATCAACTGGCTGATCCAGGGGTGGGAGCCGGCGCTCACGATGGCGCTGCGCGTGCTCGTCTGCGTCGCCCTCGCGGCGCTGCTCACCCTCACCACTCAGGTCTCGGAGATCCTGGATGCGGTGCAGCGCGGCCTCCGCCCATTCGGCTCGCGCGTCGACGCCGACCGCGTCGGCCTCGTGCTCGCGATGACGATCCGCGCCGTGCCGCTCATGCACGAGATCGTCCGCGCCGTGCTCGAGGCGCGGAAGGCGCGCGGCGCCGAGTCGTCGCTCCGAGCCGTCGCGGTGCCCGTGGTCGTTCGCGCCCTGCAGACCGCCGACGCGATGGGCGAGGCGCTCGCGGCGCGCGGAGTGGACGACTGA
- a CDS encoding ABC transporter ATP-binding protein — translation MPEIVFEGVAHRYDDRPVLEGIDLRLTERRIGVVGANGSGKSTLVRLVNGLLSPSAGRVLVEGLDVAKQGREVRRRVGFVFTNPDHQIVMPTVREDVAFSLRRLRLPPEVAAARVERALDRFGLRDLADRPAHRLSGGQKQLLALAAVLVAEPAIVVADEPTTLLDARNSALVERHFAALDQQLVLVTHRLESLEGFDRVLVVEAGRIVADGPPAESLAAYRQLVGAGAPGRS, via the coding sequence ATGCCGGAGATCGTCTTCGAGGGCGTCGCGCACCGCTACGACGACCGGCCGGTGCTCGAGGGCATCGACCTGCGCCTCACCGAGCGGCGCATCGGCGTGGTCGGGGCGAACGGGTCGGGCAAGTCGACGCTCGTCCGGCTGGTGAACGGGCTCCTCTCGCCCTCGGCCGGGCGAGTCCTCGTCGAGGGCCTCGACGTCGCGAAGCAAGGGCGTGAGGTGCGGCGGCGGGTGGGGTTCGTGTTCACGAACCCCGATCACCAGATCGTGATGCCCACCGTCCGCGAAGACGTCGCGTTCTCGCTGCGTCGATTGCGCCTGCCGCCGGAGGTCGCCGCGGCGCGCGTGGAGCGGGCGCTCGATCGGTTCGGGCTCCGCGACCTCGCCGACCGGCCGGCGCACCGGCTCTCGGGCGGGCAGAAGCAGTTGCTCGCCCTCGCGGCGGTCCTCGTCGCCGAGCCCGCGATCGTCGTCGCCGACGAGCCGACGACGCTGCTGGATGCCAGGAACTCGGCCCTCGTCGAACGCCACTTCGCGGCGCTCGACCAGCAGCTCGTGCTCGTCACGCACCGGCTGGAGTCCCTCGAGGGCTTCGACCGGGTGCTCGTCGTCGAGGCCGGCCGGATCGTCGCCGACGGTCCGCCGGCCGAGTCGCTCGCGGCCTACCGCCAACTCGTCGGCGCCGGAGCCCCAGGACGCTCGTGA
- a CDS encoding biotin transporter BioY, whose protein sequence is MTTASAPAAARHTARDLAQIAVFAALIAGLTLPGAIPVGVGVPITLQTLGVMLAGAILGARKGALAVLVYAVLGLAGLPILAGGAAGLGVLAGPTGGFLVGFVPGAFVIGWLAARLAPRLHFWPLLLATAAGGIVVVYLVGLPWLMAATGLPFGQAFLVGALPFLPGDVVKAVLAAAVAAGVHRAWPGLIAPREWPWRRRSLTGDAAAEASVDEVERRA, encoded by the coding sequence ATGACGACCGCATCCGCGCCCGCCGCCGCCCGGCACACCGCCCGCGACCTCGCCCAGATCGCCGTCTTCGCCGCGCTCATCGCCGGCCTCACGCTTCCGGGCGCCATCCCGGTCGGCGTGGGCGTGCCGATCACCCTGCAGACGCTCGGGGTGATGCTCGCGGGAGCGATCCTCGGCGCACGGAAGGGCGCGCTCGCCGTCCTCGTCTACGCCGTGCTGGGCCTCGCCGGCCTGCCCATCCTCGCGGGCGGTGCGGCCGGTCTGGGCGTCCTCGCCGGCCCGACCGGCGGCTTCCTCGTGGGCTTCGTGCCCGGGGCGTTCGTGATCGGCTGGCTCGCGGCACGGCTCGCGCCGCGACTGCACTTCTGGCCGCTGCTCCTCGCGACCGCCGCCGGCGGCATCGTCGTCGTCTACCTCGTCGGGCTGCCGTGGCTCATGGCGGCGACCGGCCTGCCGTTCGGTCAGGCGTTCCTGGTGGGTGCGCTGCCGTTCCTGCCCGGCGACGTGGTGAAGGCCGTGCTCGCCGCCGCGGTCGCGGCCGGGGTGCACCGCGCATGGCCGGGACTCATCGCGCCGCGCGAGTGGCCGTGGCGCCGCCGGTCGCTCACGGGCGACGCTGCGGCCGAGGCATCCGTCGACGAGGTGGAGCGCCGCGCCTGA
- a CDS encoding TetR/AcrR family transcriptional regulator → MPTDLHATSRVRAADELKHVALEQFASAGFAATSLQTIADHAGYSKSSVLYHYASKEALLEAAIEPAVAEFEHVLDDYLAGRGSGRRRLLVDRVVDLLLAHREAVHVFLIQGQSLADLPIIARANAAVRRLARTIGEERESVADQVRFGIALGGAAFLLTAGRSFADADTLPDDEALRDALRSVLADLLAPSRRPAPGSSTTPDHD, encoded by the coding sequence ATGCCCACCGACCTCCATGCGACGTCGCGCGTGCGCGCCGCCGACGAGTTGAAGCACGTCGCGCTCGAACAGTTCGCCTCTGCGGGGTTCGCAGCCACGTCGCTGCAGACGATCGCCGACCACGCCGGGTACTCCAAGTCGAGCGTGCTCTACCACTACGCCTCCAAGGAGGCGCTGCTCGAGGCCGCCATCGAACCGGCCGTGGCCGAGTTCGAGCACGTGCTCGACGACTACCTCGCCGGGCGCGGCAGCGGTCGCCGGCGGCTGCTGGTCGATCGCGTCGTCGACCTGCTGCTCGCCCACCGCGAGGCCGTGCACGTGTTCCTCATCCAGGGGCAGAGCCTCGCGGATCTGCCGATCATCGCCCGCGCGAACGCGGCCGTGCGCCGGCTCGCCCGCACCATCGGCGAAGAGCGCGAGTCGGTCGCCGACCAGGTGCGCTTCGGCATCGCGCTCGGCGGCGCGGCCTTCCTGCTCACGGCCGGGCGCAGCTTCGCCGACGCCGACACGCTGCCCGACGACGAGGCGCTGCGCGACGCCCTCCGCTCGGTGCTCGCCGACCTGCTCGCGCCGTCGCGCCGCCCGGCACCCGGCAGCTCCACCACGCCCGACCACGACTGA